The Temnothorax longispinosus isolate EJ_2023e chromosome 7, Tlon_JGU_v1, whole genome shotgun sequence genome contains a region encoding:
- the LOC139815692 gene encoding folliculin-interacting protein 1 isoform X1, with protein MMPLLDKLLPARKSSPCESAESLVSSARTTENDRDSVLQVGAEQVRILLFRECEWRGRKLLFDSMTVQKHRSKSETVCTTVNNNAERKCETPFNLGTARDFERDKTVEDDVSLLSEMVFGTVAMTYRGSSFKVHSMNSPPCIMCTKIFPATEHGTCKTSEKVSDEGLGRSMHVDSTSSNTSMRSFLSRPSSGNLSSNDSHVGPRKSSTCSSTGSGWDIDIAPPTSSSQSLESNGSSGIGSLTSLRRRWWRVVSTSLGRLDSDDAFGMQHWNENGSDGRDGHAKRHKTRLGLTMLVRLVQGHESQIKTRLLEHMALLEGMLDRLRYFCIEMSNINGSNCNRMQLTDRMCWATSRFVISLLHILLDVDVNTRTPLLWHDVLLNSVTVNETTNTLHRSLQQMCQLFDEIDTKSTNFFLSTVVTAVLTYHLGWVYTVLSPHDRQMIEKLGSWYSCNPLWAQLGDLYGALGNPVKVSHTVIAGDPRKSDLINSVLSFLSYFIRSGIIRKSQEYRCTSQQDVQMATNMLEQARSKRPYLFGNRRPTCAFNDRDTSIRRRESRVLPSRKSAQSPETGTGDVNVQCTPRYPAERPRISRSVSPLKRSGTMKSGLDTLMTKSTEPPVDLKFPTKEFPSRENHESEKYELLQENRSDKDKEKNFKVSSEVKIIVSEIDSQEDITSKGCQPQDFPQLSLRGLEKKLDAHHTEESLATGKSELHHRLNNNIDPLKMFYSRPELPLDANGGFVDEFKESQVFFTLGGEDKPAKLPLRPRLGNNCQCSYTFTRLPSTSAQLPEGVLRKIIQRNFPESSKSIQPPPGAASSMGARSIGFCLKCNGQGYAASQDYDSSKQVLETPTNATEVLRGSSEGGRTMRLSRSNSLEALMEANSVVELPMPQSVSRKISQVKTGLIKEVGFTRTLMRNTMTNDESNILSTGYTWGLVLQGVTKKKKRRKKKKLSEDEKDNPEIEEEKWWSYMREEVMASARFPTIDQPVAEALCVLADLDTWHVGILSNNAPWQSPPLPVGMSRLVSNMLESFAYVWRKYHSPTHCIAILEAKLRELWLRSEALAEMMMSMEESDANVNSLMNALDLDAADIPLLLAVATTHSPEIAQRFGLTLT; from the exons ATGATGCCGTTGCTCGATAAGCTGCTACCTGCGAGGAAGAGCAGTCCGTGCGAGAGTGCTGAGAGCCTAGTGTCCAGTGCGCGAACAACTGAGAATGATAG GGACTCCGTTTTGCAAGTTGGAGCGGAGCAAGTGCGGATTTTGCTATTTCGAGAATGCGAATGGCGCGGTAGGAAACTTCTCTTCGATTCGATGACAGTGCAGAAACATCGAAGTAAAAGCGAAACCGTGTGCACTACGGTAAACAACAATGCAGAGAGAAAATGCGAGACGCCTTTTAACCTAGGGACTGCTCGCGATTTCGAG CGAGACAAGACCGTTGAAGATGACGTGAGCCTTCTGAGCGAAATGGTGTTCGGCACCGTGGCAATGACATACAGAGGATCGTCATTTAAG GTTCACTCGATGAATTCTCCACCGTGCATCATGTGCACGAAAATCTTTCCTGCGACGGAACATGGCACGTGTAAAACGAG TGAAAAAGTCTCAGATGAAGGACTTGGACGGTCGATGCACGTGGATTCTACTTCTAGCAATACTAGTATGCGATCATTTC TGTCTCGGCCGAGCTCCGGCAATCTGTCGAGTAACGATTCGCACGTAGGCCCGCGAAAAAGTTCGACGTGCTCGAGTACCGGCAGCGGCTGGGACATAGACATAGCTCCGCCGACGAGCA GTTCGCAATCGTTGGAGAGTAACGGATCGTCCGGGATCGGCAGTCTCACCAGCTTGCGCAGAAGATGGTGGAGGGTGGTCTCGACTTCTCTCGGACGATTGGATTCCGACGATGCCTTCGGGATGCAGCACTGGAACGAGAACGGAAGTGACGGGCGTGACGGACACGCGAAGCGACACAAAACCAGGCTGGGTTTGACGATGTTAGTGCGATTGGTTCAGGGCCATGAAAG CCAGATAAAGACGAGGCTTTTAGAACATATGGCTCTCCTAGAAGGGATGCTGGATcgtttgagatatttttgcattGAAATGAGCAATATCAACGGTTCCAACTGCAACAGGATGCAATTGACTGACAGAATGTGCTGGGCGACGTCACGATTTGTCATTTCGTTGTTGCATATACTTCTTGATGTCGACGTTAACACGCGCACGCCTCTACTGTGGCACGATGTTCTGCTTAACTCCGTGACGGTGAATGAGACAACGAATACCTTGCATCGCAGTTTGCAACAGATGTGTCAATTATTTGACGAGATCGATACGAAATCTACAAATTT TTTCCTAAGCACCGTGGTAACTGCTGTATTAACGTATCATCTCGGCTGGGTGTACACCGTGCTGTCACCGCATGATCGGCAGATG aTCGAGAAGCTGGGTAGCTGGTATTCTTGCAATCCACTGTGGGCACAACTTGGTGACCTGTATGGCGCGCTAGGCAACCCTGTGAAAGTGTCGCATACCGTAATTGCGGGCGATCCTCGAAAAAGCGATTTGATCAATTCCGTCCTGTCGTTCTTGTCTTATTTCATCCGCAGTGGGATAATACGGAAAAGCCAGGAATACCGTTGCACATCACAGCAAGACGTGCAGATGGCGACGAATATGCTGGAGCAGGCTCGCAGCAAACGACCGTATCTGTTCGGTAACAGGAGACCGACGTGCGCATTCAACGATCGAGACACCTCAATTCGTAGACGCGAATCGCGCGTCTTACCGTCGCGCAAGTCGGCACAATCGCCCGAAACCGGAACCGGCGATGTTAACGTACAATGCACTCCACGGTATCCGGCAGAACGGCCGAGGATCTCGCGATCCGTCAGTCCCCTGAAGCGTAGCGGCACCATGAAATCCGGCCTTGACACGCTTATGACGAAATCGACCGAACCACCGGTAGACCTCAAGTTTCCAACGAAAGAATTTCCATCGCGCGAAAATCACGAGAGCGAGAAATACGAGCTGTTGCAAGAGAATCGATCGGATAAAGACAAggagaaaaatttcaaagtgtCGAGCGAAGTGAAAATAATCGTTAGTGAGATCGACTCGCAGGAGGATATCACGTCAAAGGGATGTCAGCCGCAAGATTTTCCGCAGCTTTCTTTGCGAGGCCTCGAGAAGAAGTTGGACGCTCACCATACCGAAGAGAGTCTCGCGACTGGAAAGTCTGAACTGCATCATCGGCTGAATAACAATATAGATCCGCTGAAGATGTTCTACAGCAGACCTGAGTTACCGCTCGACGCGAACGGTGGATTCGTCGACGAATTTAAGGAATCGCAGGTCTTCTTCACTCTCGGTGGGGAAGATAAGCCCGCAAAGTTACCGTTGAGACCGCGTCTCGGCAACAACTGTCAATGCTCTTACACCTTCACGAGACTGCCTAGCACATCTGCGCAACTTCCGGAAGGCGTACTGAGGAAGATCATCCAGCGAAACTTTCCCGAATCGTCGAAGAGCATACAGCCGCCTCCGGGAGCGGCATCCAGCATGGGGGCGAGGTCTATAGGTTTTTGTTTAAAGTGCAACGGTCAGGGATACGCTGCCTCACAAGATTATGACAGCAGCAAGCAGGTGTTGGAGACACCGACAAACGCGACGGAGGTGTTGCGCGGAAGTTCCGAAGGTGGCAGAACCATGAGACTGTCTCGATCCAACAGTCTTGAGGCTCTGATGGAAGCCAACAGCGTCGTGGAATTGCCAATGCCACAGTCGGT ATCGAGGAAAATTTCACAAGTCAAAACTGGATTAATTAAAGAAGTGGGCTTCACGAGAACTCTCATGCGAAATACGATGACGAATGACGAAAGTAACATTTTAAGTACAGGCTATACGTGGGGTTTGGTGCTACAGGGCGtaactaagaaaaaaaagagaagaaaaaagaagaagctgTCAGAGGATGAGAAAGACAACCCCGAGATTGAGGAGGAGAAATGGTGGTCGTACATGCGAGAGGAAGTTATGGCCAGTGCTCGTTTTCCGACGATCGATCAACCGGTCGCAGAAGCACTCTGCGTGCTGGCCGACTTGGACACATGGCACGTCGGAATCTTGTCGAATAACGCGCCGTGGCAAAGTCCTCCACTACCAGTCGGTATGTCGCGTCTGGTATCAAATATGCTAGAGTCCTTCGCCTATGTATGGCGAAAATACCACTCTCCTACTCAT TGCATAGCGATTTTAGAGGCTAAACTGAGGGAATTATGGTTGAGAAGCGAAGCCTTGGCGGAAATGATGATGTCCATGGAAGAGTCTGACGCCAATGTGAACAGTTTAATGAACGCTCTTGATCTCGATGCAGCCGATATACCACTTTTACTCGCGGTCGCAACCACTCATTCTCCGGAAATAGCGCAACGATTTGGTCTTACGTTAACTTAA
- the LOC139815692 gene encoding folliculin-interacting protein 1 isoform X3 produces MVFGTVAMTYRGSSFKVHSMNSPPCIMCTKIFPATEHGTCKTSEKVSDEGLGRSMHVDSTSSNTSMRSFLSRPSSGNLSSNDSHVGPRKSSTCSSTGSGWDIDIAPPTSSSQSLESNGSSGIGSLTSLRRRWWRVVSTSLGRLDSDDAFGMQHWNENGSDGRDGHAKRHKTRLGLTMLVRLVQGHESQIKTRLLEHMALLEGMLDRLRYFCIEMSNINGSNCNRMQLTDRMCWATSRFVISLLHILLDVDVNTRTPLLWHDVLLNSVTVNETTNTLHRSLQQMCQLFDEIDTKSTNFFLSTVVTAVLTYHLGWVYTVLSPHDRQMIEKLGSWYSCNPLWAQLGDLYGALGNPVKVSHTVIAGDPRKSDLINSVLSFLSYFIRSGIIRKSQEYRCTSQQDVQMATNMLEQARSKRPYLFGNRRPTCAFNDRDTSIRRRESRVLPSRKSAQSPETGTGDVNVQCTPRYPAERPRISRSVSPLKRSGTMKSGLDTLMTKSTEPPVDLKFPTKEFPSRENHESEKYELLQENRSDKDKEKNFKVSSEVKIIVSEIDSQEDITSKGCQPQDFPQLSLRGLEKKLDAHHTEESLATGKSELHHRLNNNIDPLKMFYSRPELPLDANGGFVDEFKESQVFFTLGGEDKPAKLPLRPRLGNNCQCSYTFTRLPSTSAQLPEGVLRKIIQRNFPESSKSIQPPPGAASSMGARSIGFCLKCNGQGYAASQDYDSSKQVLETPTNATEVLRGSSEGGRTMRLSRSNSLEALMEANSVVELPMPQSVSRKISQVKTGLIKEVGFTRTLMRNTMTNDESNILSTGYTWGLVLQGVTKKKKRRKKKKLSEDEKDNPEIEEEKWWSYMREEVMASARFPTIDQPVAEALCVLADLDTWHVGILSNNAPWQSPPLPVGMSRLVSNMLESFAYVWRKYHSPTHCIAILEAKLRELWLRSEALAEMMMSMEESDANVNSLMNALDLDAADIPLLLAVATTHSPEIAQRFGLTLT; encoded by the exons ATGGTGTTCGGCACCGTGGCAATGACATACAGAGGATCGTCATTTAAG GTTCACTCGATGAATTCTCCACCGTGCATCATGTGCACGAAAATCTTTCCTGCGACGGAACATGGCACGTGTAAAACGAG TGAAAAAGTCTCAGATGAAGGACTTGGACGGTCGATGCACGTGGATTCTACTTCTAGCAATACTAGTATGCGATCATTTC TGTCTCGGCCGAGCTCCGGCAATCTGTCGAGTAACGATTCGCACGTAGGCCCGCGAAAAAGTTCGACGTGCTCGAGTACCGGCAGCGGCTGGGACATAGACATAGCTCCGCCGACGAGCA GTTCGCAATCGTTGGAGAGTAACGGATCGTCCGGGATCGGCAGTCTCACCAGCTTGCGCAGAAGATGGTGGAGGGTGGTCTCGACTTCTCTCGGACGATTGGATTCCGACGATGCCTTCGGGATGCAGCACTGGAACGAGAACGGAAGTGACGGGCGTGACGGACACGCGAAGCGACACAAAACCAGGCTGGGTTTGACGATGTTAGTGCGATTGGTTCAGGGCCATGAAAG CCAGATAAAGACGAGGCTTTTAGAACATATGGCTCTCCTAGAAGGGATGCTGGATcgtttgagatatttttgcattGAAATGAGCAATATCAACGGTTCCAACTGCAACAGGATGCAATTGACTGACAGAATGTGCTGGGCGACGTCACGATTTGTCATTTCGTTGTTGCATATACTTCTTGATGTCGACGTTAACACGCGCACGCCTCTACTGTGGCACGATGTTCTGCTTAACTCCGTGACGGTGAATGAGACAACGAATACCTTGCATCGCAGTTTGCAACAGATGTGTCAATTATTTGACGAGATCGATACGAAATCTACAAATTT TTTCCTAAGCACCGTGGTAACTGCTGTATTAACGTATCATCTCGGCTGGGTGTACACCGTGCTGTCACCGCATGATCGGCAGATG aTCGAGAAGCTGGGTAGCTGGTATTCTTGCAATCCACTGTGGGCACAACTTGGTGACCTGTATGGCGCGCTAGGCAACCCTGTGAAAGTGTCGCATACCGTAATTGCGGGCGATCCTCGAAAAAGCGATTTGATCAATTCCGTCCTGTCGTTCTTGTCTTATTTCATCCGCAGTGGGATAATACGGAAAAGCCAGGAATACCGTTGCACATCACAGCAAGACGTGCAGATGGCGACGAATATGCTGGAGCAGGCTCGCAGCAAACGACCGTATCTGTTCGGTAACAGGAGACCGACGTGCGCATTCAACGATCGAGACACCTCAATTCGTAGACGCGAATCGCGCGTCTTACCGTCGCGCAAGTCGGCACAATCGCCCGAAACCGGAACCGGCGATGTTAACGTACAATGCACTCCACGGTATCCGGCAGAACGGCCGAGGATCTCGCGATCCGTCAGTCCCCTGAAGCGTAGCGGCACCATGAAATCCGGCCTTGACACGCTTATGACGAAATCGACCGAACCACCGGTAGACCTCAAGTTTCCAACGAAAGAATTTCCATCGCGCGAAAATCACGAGAGCGAGAAATACGAGCTGTTGCAAGAGAATCGATCGGATAAAGACAAggagaaaaatttcaaagtgtCGAGCGAAGTGAAAATAATCGTTAGTGAGATCGACTCGCAGGAGGATATCACGTCAAAGGGATGTCAGCCGCAAGATTTTCCGCAGCTTTCTTTGCGAGGCCTCGAGAAGAAGTTGGACGCTCACCATACCGAAGAGAGTCTCGCGACTGGAAAGTCTGAACTGCATCATCGGCTGAATAACAATATAGATCCGCTGAAGATGTTCTACAGCAGACCTGAGTTACCGCTCGACGCGAACGGTGGATTCGTCGACGAATTTAAGGAATCGCAGGTCTTCTTCACTCTCGGTGGGGAAGATAAGCCCGCAAAGTTACCGTTGAGACCGCGTCTCGGCAACAACTGTCAATGCTCTTACACCTTCACGAGACTGCCTAGCACATCTGCGCAACTTCCGGAAGGCGTACTGAGGAAGATCATCCAGCGAAACTTTCCCGAATCGTCGAAGAGCATACAGCCGCCTCCGGGAGCGGCATCCAGCATGGGGGCGAGGTCTATAGGTTTTTGTTTAAAGTGCAACGGTCAGGGATACGCTGCCTCACAAGATTATGACAGCAGCAAGCAGGTGTTGGAGACACCGACAAACGCGACGGAGGTGTTGCGCGGAAGTTCCGAAGGTGGCAGAACCATGAGACTGTCTCGATCCAACAGTCTTGAGGCTCTGATGGAAGCCAACAGCGTCGTGGAATTGCCAATGCCACAGTCGGT ATCGAGGAAAATTTCACAAGTCAAAACTGGATTAATTAAAGAAGTGGGCTTCACGAGAACTCTCATGCGAAATACGATGACGAATGACGAAAGTAACATTTTAAGTACAGGCTATACGTGGGGTTTGGTGCTACAGGGCGtaactaagaaaaaaaagagaagaaaaaagaagaagctgTCAGAGGATGAGAAAGACAACCCCGAGATTGAGGAGGAGAAATGGTGGTCGTACATGCGAGAGGAAGTTATGGCCAGTGCTCGTTTTCCGACGATCGATCAACCGGTCGCAGAAGCACTCTGCGTGCTGGCCGACTTGGACACATGGCACGTCGGAATCTTGTCGAATAACGCGCCGTGGCAAAGTCCTCCACTACCAGTCGGTATGTCGCGTCTGGTATCAAATATGCTAGAGTCCTTCGCCTATGTATGGCGAAAATACCACTCTCCTACTCAT TGCATAGCGATTTTAGAGGCTAAACTGAGGGAATTATGGTTGAGAAGCGAAGCCTTGGCGGAAATGATGATGTCCATGGAAGAGTCTGACGCCAATGTGAACAGTTTAATGAACGCTCTTGATCTCGATGCAGCCGATATACCACTTTTACTCGCGGTCGCAACCACTCATTCTCCGGAAATAGCGCAACGATTTGGTCTTACGTTAACTTAA
- the LOC139815692 gene encoding uncharacterized protein isoform X2, translated as MMPLLDKLLPARKSSPCESAESLVSSARTTENDRDSVLQVGAEQVRILLFRECEWRGRKLLFDSMTVQKHRSKSETVCTTVNNNAERKCETPFNLGTARDFERDKTVEDDVSLLSEMVFGTVAMTYRGSSFKVHSMNSPPCIMCTKIFPATEHGTCKTSEKVSDEGLGRSMHVDSTSSNTSMRSFLSRPSSGNLSSNDSHVGPRKSSTCSSTGSGWDIDIAPPTSSSQSLESNGSSGIGSLTSLRRRWWRVVSTSLGRLDSDDAFGMQHWNENGSDGRDGHAKRHKTRLGLTMLVRLVQGHESQIKTRLLEHMALLEGMLDRLRYFCIEMSNINGSNCNRMQLTDRMCWATSRFVISLLHILLDVDVNTRTPLLWHDVLLNSVTVNETTNTLHRSLQQMCQLFDEIDTKSTNFFLSTVVTAVLTYHLGWVYTVLSPHDRQMIEKLGSWYSCNPLWAQLGDLYGALGNPVKVSHTVIAGDPRKSDLINSVLSFLSYFIRSGIIRKSQEYRCTSQQDVQMATNMLEQARSKRPYLFGNRRPTCAFNDRDTSIRRRESRVLPSRKSAQSPETGTGDVNVQCTPRYPAERPRISRSVSPLKRSGTMKSGLDTLMTKSTEPPVDLKFPTKEFPSRENHESEKYELLQENRSDKDKEKNFKVSSEVKIIVSEIDSQEDITSKGCQPQDFPQLSLRGLEKKLDAHHTEESLATGKSELHHRLNNNIDPLKMFYSRPELPLDANGGFVDEFKESQVFFTLGGEDKPAKLPLRPRLGNNCQCSYTFTRLPSTSAQLPEGVLRKIIQRNFPESSKSIQPPPGAASSMGARSIGFCLKCNGQGYAASQDYDSSKQVLETPTNATEVLRGSSEGGRTMRLSRSNSLEALMEANSVVELPMPQSVSRKISQVKTGLIKEVGFTRTLMRNTMTNDESNILSTGYTWGLVLQGVTKKKKRRKKKKLSEDEKDNPEIEEEKWWSYMREEVMASARFPTIDQPVAEALCVLADLDTWHVGILSNNAPWQSPPLPVVHSDFRG; from the exons ATGATGCCGTTGCTCGATAAGCTGCTACCTGCGAGGAAGAGCAGTCCGTGCGAGAGTGCTGAGAGCCTAGTGTCCAGTGCGCGAACAACTGAGAATGATAG GGACTCCGTTTTGCAAGTTGGAGCGGAGCAAGTGCGGATTTTGCTATTTCGAGAATGCGAATGGCGCGGTAGGAAACTTCTCTTCGATTCGATGACAGTGCAGAAACATCGAAGTAAAAGCGAAACCGTGTGCACTACGGTAAACAACAATGCAGAGAGAAAATGCGAGACGCCTTTTAACCTAGGGACTGCTCGCGATTTCGAG CGAGACAAGACCGTTGAAGATGACGTGAGCCTTCTGAGCGAAATGGTGTTCGGCACCGTGGCAATGACATACAGAGGATCGTCATTTAAG GTTCACTCGATGAATTCTCCACCGTGCATCATGTGCACGAAAATCTTTCCTGCGACGGAACATGGCACGTGTAAAACGAG TGAAAAAGTCTCAGATGAAGGACTTGGACGGTCGATGCACGTGGATTCTACTTCTAGCAATACTAGTATGCGATCATTTC TGTCTCGGCCGAGCTCCGGCAATCTGTCGAGTAACGATTCGCACGTAGGCCCGCGAAAAAGTTCGACGTGCTCGAGTACCGGCAGCGGCTGGGACATAGACATAGCTCCGCCGACGAGCA GTTCGCAATCGTTGGAGAGTAACGGATCGTCCGGGATCGGCAGTCTCACCAGCTTGCGCAGAAGATGGTGGAGGGTGGTCTCGACTTCTCTCGGACGATTGGATTCCGACGATGCCTTCGGGATGCAGCACTGGAACGAGAACGGAAGTGACGGGCGTGACGGACACGCGAAGCGACACAAAACCAGGCTGGGTTTGACGATGTTAGTGCGATTGGTTCAGGGCCATGAAAG CCAGATAAAGACGAGGCTTTTAGAACATATGGCTCTCCTAGAAGGGATGCTGGATcgtttgagatatttttgcattGAAATGAGCAATATCAACGGTTCCAACTGCAACAGGATGCAATTGACTGACAGAATGTGCTGGGCGACGTCACGATTTGTCATTTCGTTGTTGCATATACTTCTTGATGTCGACGTTAACACGCGCACGCCTCTACTGTGGCACGATGTTCTGCTTAACTCCGTGACGGTGAATGAGACAACGAATACCTTGCATCGCAGTTTGCAACAGATGTGTCAATTATTTGACGAGATCGATACGAAATCTACAAATTT TTTCCTAAGCACCGTGGTAACTGCTGTATTAACGTATCATCTCGGCTGGGTGTACACCGTGCTGTCACCGCATGATCGGCAGATG aTCGAGAAGCTGGGTAGCTGGTATTCTTGCAATCCACTGTGGGCACAACTTGGTGACCTGTATGGCGCGCTAGGCAACCCTGTGAAAGTGTCGCATACCGTAATTGCGGGCGATCCTCGAAAAAGCGATTTGATCAATTCCGTCCTGTCGTTCTTGTCTTATTTCATCCGCAGTGGGATAATACGGAAAAGCCAGGAATACCGTTGCACATCACAGCAAGACGTGCAGATGGCGACGAATATGCTGGAGCAGGCTCGCAGCAAACGACCGTATCTGTTCGGTAACAGGAGACCGACGTGCGCATTCAACGATCGAGACACCTCAATTCGTAGACGCGAATCGCGCGTCTTACCGTCGCGCAAGTCGGCACAATCGCCCGAAACCGGAACCGGCGATGTTAACGTACAATGCACTCCACGGTATCCGGCAGAACGGCCGAGGATCTCGCGATCCGTCAGTCCCCTGAAGCGTAGCGGCACCATGAAATCCGGCCTTGACACGCTTATGACGAAATCGACCGAACCACCGGTAGACCTCAAGTTTCCAACGAAAGAATTTCCATCGCGCGAAAATCACGAGAGCGAGAAATACGAGCTGTTGCAAGAGAATCGATCGGATAAAGACAAggagaaaaatttcaaagtgtCGAGCGAAGTGAAAATAATCGTTAGTGAGATCGACTCGCAGGAGGATATCACGTCAAAGGGATGTCAGCCGCAAGATTTTCCGCAGCTTTCTTTGCGAGGCCTCGAGAAGAAGTTGGACGCTCACCATACCGAAGAGAGTCTCGCGACTGGAAAGTCTGAACTGCATCATCGGCTGAATAACAATATAGATCCGCTGAAGATGTTCTACAGCAGACCTGAGTTACCGCTCGACGCGAACGGTGGATTCGTCGACGAATTTAAGGAATCGCAGGTCTTCTTCACTCTCGGTGGGGAAGATAAGCCCGCAAAGTTACCGTTGAGACCGCGTCTCGGCAACAACTGTCAATGCTCTTACACCTTCACGAGACTGCCTAGCACATCTGCGCAACTTCCGGAAGGCGTACTGAGGAAGATCATCCAGCGAAACTTTCCCGAATCGTCGAAGAGCATACAGCCGCCTCCGGGAGCGGCATCCAGCATGGGGGCGAGGTCTATAGGTTTTTGTTTAAAGTGCAACGGTCAGGGATACGCTGCCTCACAAGATTATGACAGCAGCAAGCAGGTGTTGGAGACACCGACAAACGCGACGGAGGTGTTGCGCGGAAGTTCCGAAGGTGGCAGAACCATGAGACTGTCTCGATCCAACAGTCTTGAGGCTCTGATGGAAGCCAACAGCGTCGTGGAATTGCCAATGCCACAGTCGGT ATCGAGGAAAATTTCACAAGTCAAAACTGGATTAATTAAAGAAGTGGGCTTCACGAGAACTCTCATGCGAAATACGATGACGAATGACGAAAGTAACATTTTAAGTACAGGCTATACGTGGGGTTTGGTGCTACAGGGCGtaactaagaaaaaaaagagaagaaaaaagaagaagctgTCAGAGGATGAGAAAGACAACCCCGAGATTGAGGAGGAGAAATGGTGGTCGTACATGCGAGAGGAAGTTATGGCCAGTGCTCGTTTTCCGACGATCGATCAACCGGTCGCAGAAGCACTCTGCGTGCTGGCCGACTTGGACACATGGCACGTCGGAATCTTGTCGAATAACGCGCCGTGGCAAAGTCCTCCACTACCAGTCG TGCATAGCGATTTTAGAGGCTAA